In Vulpes lagopus strain Blue_001 chromosome 1, ASM1834538v1, whole genome shotgun sequence, a genomic segment contains:
- the FASLG gene encoding tumor necrosis factor ligand superfamily member 6: MQQPLNYPYPQIYWVDSSANSPWVSPGSVLPCPSSAPGRPGQRRPPPPPPTLPPPPPPPPPPPPPPPLPPLPLPPLKTRRDHNTGLCLLVMFFMVLVALVGLGLGMFQLFHLQKELAELRESTSERHVAPSLEKQIGQPNPPSEKRELRKVAHLTGKPNSRSIPLEWEDTYGIALVSGVKYKKGGLVINDTGLYFVYSKVYFRGQSCNNKPLNHKVYMRNSKYPQDLMLMEGKIMNYCTTGQMWARSSYLGAVFNLTSADHLYVNVSELSLVSFEESKTFFGLYKL; the protein is encoded by the exons ATGCAGCAGCCCTTGAATTACCCCTACCCCCAAATCTACTGGGTGGACAGCAGTGCCAACTCTCCTTGGGTCTCTCCAGGGTCAGTCCTCCCGTGTCCATCCTCTGCGCCAGGGAGGCCCGGGCAAAGGAGGCCACCGCCACCACCGCCgacactaccaccaccaccaccaccaccaccaccaccaccaccaccaccaccgctgcctccactgccactgccacctcTGAAGACGAGGAGGGACCACAACACAGGCCTGTGTCTCCTTGTGATGTTTTTCATGGTTCTGGTGGCCCTGGTCGGATTGGGGCTGGGGATGTTTCAGCTCTTCCATCTACAGAAGGAGCTGGCTGAACTCCGAGAG TCTACCAGCGAAAGGCATGTAGCACCATCTTTGGAGAAGCAAATAG GTCAACCCAATCCACCTTCTGAAAAAAGGGAGCTGAGGAAAGTGGCCCATTTAACAG GCAAGCCCAACTCAAGATCCATCCCTCTGGAATGGGAAGACACATATGGAATTGCCCTTGTCTCTGGGGTGAAGTATAAGAAGGGTGGCCTTGTGATCAATGATACTGGGTTGTACTTTGTGTATTCCAAAGTGTACTTCAGGGGTCAGTCCTGCAACAACAAGCCCCTGAACCACAAGGTCTATATGAGGAACTCTAAATATCCCCAGGACCTGATGCTGATGGAGGGGAAGATCATGAACTACTGCACTACGGGCCAGATGTGGGCTCGTAGCAGCTACTTGGGGGCAGTATTCAATCTCACCAGTGCTGACCATTTGTATGTCAATGTATCCGAACTATCTCTGGTCAGTTTTGAAGAATCTAAGACATTTTTTGGCTTATATAAGCTCTAA